The following proteins come from a genomic window of Pseudochaenichthys georgianus chromosome 19, fPseGeo1.2, whole genome shotgun sequence:
- the luc7l gene encoding putative RNA-binding protein Luc7-like 1 isoform X5 translates to MVKFSDDRVCKSHLLNCCPHDILSGTRMDLGECTKIHDLALRADYEIASKDRDMFFELDAVDHLESFIADCDRRTELAKKRLAETQEEISAEVAAKAEKVHELNEEIGKLLAKAEQLGAEGNVDEAQKVLQEVEKVRTKKKDAEEEYRNSMPASSFQQQKLRVCEVCSAYLGLHDNDRRLADHFGGKLHLGFIQIREKLDQLKKTVVEKQETRNQERLKRREEREKEEKMKKTTTRSRSREPKRSRSRDRKKKRSRSTSREKRRSRSRSRERRRRHRSRSTSRSRGHRHSHEQSSRHKSSRDRERSSRERSRERVKREGEKRDGEKRDGEKREGVKREGENGRSDSRRGEDRDTGDL, encoded by the exons ATGGTCAAGTTCAGCGACGACCGAGTCTGCAAAAGTCATCTTCTGAACTGCTGTCCACATGACATCCTGTCTGGAACT CGTATGGACCTGGGAGAGTGCACGAAGATCCATGACCTGGCACTTCGGGCAGATTATGAAATTGCTTCCAAGGATAGAGATATGTTCTTTGAGCTTGAC GCGGTGGATCACCTGGAGTCGTTCATTGCCGACTGTGACCGGAGGACAGAACTAGCCAAGAAGCGCCTGGCTGAGACCCAAGAGGAGATCAGTGCTGAGGTGGCAGCAAAG GCAGAGAAGGTCCATGAGCTGAATGAGGAAATAGGGAAGCTCCTGGCCAAGGCCGAGCAGCTCGGAGCCGAGGGGAACGTGGACGAGGCTCAGAAAGTCCTGCAGGAAGTGGAGAAGGTCCGAACTAAGAAGAAGGAtgcagag GAAGAGTACAGAAACTCCATGCCAGCCTCCAGCTTCCAGCAGCAGAAGCTCCGGGTGTGCGAAGTGTGCTCCGCTTACTTGGGTCTCCATGACAACGATCGTCGTTTGGCCGACCATTTTGGTGGGAAGCTTCATCTGGGCTTCATCCAGATCAGAGAGAAACTGGACCAACTAAAG AAAACCGTGGTCGAGAAGCAGGAGACAAGGAACCAGGAGCGCCTGAAGagacgagaagagagagagaaagaggagaagatgaagaagacgaC GACCAGATCACGCAGCAGAGAGCCGAAAAG ATCCCGTTCTCGTGACCGCAAAAAGAAGCGCTCACGCTCCACGTCACGAGAGAAGCGGCGCTCACGCTCCCGCtccagagagaggaggaggcggcACCGCagccgctccacctcccgcagcCGAGGACACCGCCACAGCCACGAGCAGAGCTCCAGACACAA GTCGTCCCGGGACCGAGagcgctcctccagagagcggTCACGGGAGAGGGTGAAGAGGGAGGGGGAGAAGAGGGATGGAGAGAAGAGGGATGGAGAGAAGAGGGAGGGGGTGAAGAGGGAGGGGGAGAACGGGCGGTCGGACTCCCGCCGGGGGGAGGACCGGGACACGGGGGACCTCTGA
- the luc7l gene encoding putative RNA-binding protein Luc7-like 1 isoform X1: protein MSAQAQMRALLDQLMGTARDGDETRQMVKFSDDRVCKSHLLNCCPHDILSGTRMDLGECTKIHDLALRADYEIASKDRDMFFELDAVDHLESFIADCDRRTELAKKRLAETQEEISAEVAAKAEKVHELNEEIGKLLAKAEQLGAEGNVDEAQKVLQEVEKVRTKKKDAEEEYRNSMPASSFQQQKLRVCEVCSAYLGLHDNDRRLADHFGGKLHLGFIQIREKLDQLKKTVVEKQETRNQERLKRREEREKEEKMKKTTTRSRSREPKRSRSRDRKKKRSRSTSREKRRSRSRSRERRRRHRSRSTSRSRGHRHSHEQSSRHKSSRDRERSSRERSRERVKREGEKRDGEKRDGEKREGVKREGENGRSDSRRGEDRDTGDL from the exons ATGTCTGCCCAAGCTCAAATGAGAGCTTTGCTCGACCAGCTGATGGGAACAGCGAGGGATG GCGATGAGACGCGGCAGATGGTCAAGTTCAGCGACGACCGAGTCTGCAAAAGTCATCTTCTGAACTGCTGTCCACATGACATCCTGTCTGGAACT CGTATGGACCTGGGAGAGTGCACGAAGATCCATGACCTGGCACTTCGGGCAGATTATGAAATTGCTTCCAAGGATAGAGATATGTTCTTTGAGCTTGAC GCGGTGGATCACCTGGAGTCGTTCATTGCCGACTGTGACCGGAGGACAGAACTAGCCAAGAAGCGCCTGGCTGAGACCCAAGAGGAGATCAGTGCTGAGGTGGCAGCAAAG GCAGAGAAGGTCCATGAGCTGAATGAGGAAATAGGGAAGCTCCTGGCCAAGGCCGAGCAGCTCGGAGCCGAGGGGAACGTGGACGAGGCTCAGAAAGTCCTGCAGGAAGTGGAGAAGGTCCGAACTAAGAAGAAGGAtgcagag GAAGAGTACAGAAACTCCATGCCAGCCTCCAGCTTCCAGCAGCAGAAGCTCCGGGTGTGCGAAGTGTGCTCCGCTTACTTGGGTCTCCATGACAACGATCGTCGTTTGGCCGACCATTTTGGTGGGAAGCTTCATCTGGGCTTCATCCAGATCAGAGAGAAACTGGACCAACTAAAG AAAACCGTGGTCGAGAAGCAGGAGACAAGGAACCAGGAGCGCCTGAAGagacgagaagagagagagaaagaggagaagatgaagaagacgaC GACCAGATCACGCAGCAGAGAGCCGAAAAG ATCCCGTTCTCGTGACCGCAAAAAGAAGCGCTCACGCTCCACGTCACGAGAGAAGCGGCGCTCACGCTCCCGCtccagagagaggaggaggcggcACCGCagccgctccacctcccgcagcCGAGGACACCGCCACAGCCACGAGCAGAGCTCCAGACACAA GTCGTCCCGGGACCGAGagcgctcctccagagagcggTCACGGGAGAGGGTGAAGAGGGAGGGGGAGAAGAGGGATGGAGAGAAGAGGGATGGAGAGAAGAGGGAGGGGGTGAAGAGGGAGGGGGAGAACGGGCGGTCGGACTCCCGCCGGGGGGAGGACCGGGACACGGGGGACCTCTGA
- the luc7l gene encoding putative RNA-binding protein Luc7-like 1 isoform X2 produces MQKGTVCGADRSDETRQMVKFSDDRVCKSHLLNCCPHDILSGTRMDLGECTKIHDLALRADYEIASKDRDMFFELDAVDHLESFIADCDRRTELAKKRLAETQEEISAEVAAKAEKVHELNEEIGKLLAKAEQLGAEGNVDEAQKVLQEVEKVRTKKKDAEEEYRNSMPASSFQQQKLRVCEVCSAYLGLHDNDRRLADHFGGKLHLGFIQIREKLDQLKKTVVEKQETRNQERLKRREEREKEEKMKKTTTRSRSREPKRSRSRDRKKKRSRSTSREKRRSRSRSRERRRRHRSRSTSRSRGHRHSHEQSSRHKSSRDRERSSRERSRERVKREGEKRDGEKRDGEKREGVKREGENGRSDSRRGEDRDTGDL; encoded by the exons ATGCAGAAGGGTACAGTATGTGGTGCGGATCGCA GCGATGAGACGCGGCAGATGGTCAAGTTCAGCGACGACCGAGTCTGCAAAAGTCATCTTCTGAACTGCTGTCCACATGACATCCTGTCTGGAACT CGTATGGACCTGGGAGAGTGCACGAAGATCCATGACCTGGCACTTCGGGCAGATTATGAAATTGCTTCCAAGGATAGAGATATGTTCTTTGAGCTTGAC GCGGTGGATCACCTGGAGTCGTTCATTGCCGACTGTGACCGGAGGACAGAACTAGCCAAGAAGCGCCTGGCTGAGACCCAAGAGGAGATCAGTGCTGAGGTGGCAGCAAAG GCAGAGAAGGTCCATGAGCTGAATGAGGAAATAGGGAAGCTCCTGGCCAAGGCCGAGCAGCTCGGAGCCGAGGGGAACGTGGACGAGGCTCAGAAAGTCCTGCAGGAAGTGGAGAAGGTCCGAACTAAGAAGAAGGAtgcagag GAAGAGTACAGAAACTCCATGCCAGCCTCCAGCTTCCAGCAGCAGAAGCTCCGGGTGTGCGAAGTGTGCTCCGCTTACTTGGGTCTCCATGACAACGATCGTCGTTTGGCCGACCATTTTGGTGGGAAGCTTCATCTGGGCTTCATCCAGATCAGAGAGAAACTGGACCAACTAAAG AAAACCGTGGTCGAGAAGCAGGAGACAAGGAACCAGGAGCGCCTGAAGagacgagaagagagagagaaagaggagaagatgaagaagacgaC GACCAGATCACGCAGCAGAGAGCCGAAAAG ATCCCGTTCTCGTGACCGCAAAAAGAAGCGCTCACGCTCCACGTCACGAGAGAAGCGGCGCTCACGCTCCCGCtccagagagaggaggaggcggcACCGCagccgctccacctcccgcagcCGAGGACACCGCCACAGCCACGAGCAGAGCTCCAGACACAA GTCGTCCCGGGACCGAGagcgctcctccagagagcggTCACGGGAGAGGGTGAAGAGGGAGGGGGAGAAGAGGGATGGAGAGAAGAGGGATGGAGAGAAGAGGGAGGGGGTGAAGAGGGAGGGGGAGAACGGGCGGTCGGACTCCCGCCGGGGGGAGGACCGGGACACGGGGGACCTCTGA
- the luc7l gene encoding putative RNA-binding protein Luc7-like 1 isoform X4 yields MQKGDETRQMVKFSDDRVCKSHLLNCCPHDILSGTRMDLGECTKIHDLALRADYEIASKDRDMFFELDAVDHLESFIADCDRRTELAKKRLAETQEEISAEVAAKAEKVHELNEEIGKLLAKAEQLGAEGNVDEAQKVLQEVEKVRTKKKDAEEEYRNSMPASSFQQQKLRVCEVCSAYLGLHDNDRRLADHFGGKLHLGFIQIREKLDQLKKTVVEKQETRNQERLKRREEREKEEKMKKTTTRSRSREPKRSRSRDRKKKRSRSTSREKRRSRSRSRERRRRHRSRSTSRSRGHRHSHEQSSRHKSSRDRERSSRERSRERVKREGEKRDGEKRDGEKREGVKREGENGRSDSRRGEDRDTGDL; encoded by the exons ATGCAGAAGG GCGATGAGACGCGGCAGATGGTCAAGTTCAGCGACGACCGAGTCTGCAAAAGTCATCTTCTGAACTGCTGTCCACATGACATCCTGTCTGGAACT CGTATGGACCTGGGAGAGTGCACGAAGATCCATGACCTGGCACTTCGGGCAGATTATGAAATTGCTTCCAAGGATAGAGATATGTTCTTTGAGCTTGAC GCGGTGGATCACCTGGAGTCGTTCATTGCCGACTGTGACCGGAGGACAGAACTAGCCAAGAAGCGCCTGGCTGAGACCCAAGAGGAGATCAGTGCTGAGGTGGCAGCAAAG GCAGAGAAGGTCCATGAGCTGAATGAGGAAATAGGGAAGCTCCTGGCCAAGGCCGAGCAGCTCGGAGCCGAGGGGAACGTGGACGAGGCTCAGAAAGTCCTGCAGGAAGTGGAGAAGGTCCGAACTAAGAAGAAGGAtgcagag GAAGAGTACAGAAACTCCATGCCAGCCTCCAGCTTCCAGCAGCAGAAGCTCCGGGTGTGCGAAGTGTGCTCCGCTTACTTGGGTCTCCATGACAACGATCGTCGTTTGGCCGACCATTTTGGTGGGAAGCTTCATCTGGGCTTCATCCAGATCAGAGAGAAACTGGACCAACTAAAG AAAACCGTGGTCGAGAAGCAGGAGACAAGGAACCAGGAGCGCCTGAAGagacgagaagagagagagaaagaggagaagatgaagaagacgaC GACCAGATCACGCAGCAGAGAGCCGAAAAG ATCCCGTTCTCGTGACCGCAAAAAGAAGCGCTCACGCTCCACGTCACGAGAGAAGCGGCGCTCACGCTCCCGCtccagagagaggaggaggcggcACCGCagccgctccacctcccgcagcCGAGGACACCGCCACAGCCACGAGCAGAGCTCCAGACACAA GTCGTCCCGGGACCGAGagcgctcctccagagagcggTCACGGGAGAGGGTGAAGAGGGAGGGGGAGAAGAGGGATGGAGAGAAGAGGGATGGAGAGAAGAGGGAGGGGGTGAAGAGGGAGGGGGAGAACGGGCGGTCGGACTCCCGCCGGGGGGAGGACCGGGACACGGGGGACCTCTGA
- the luc7l gene encoding putative RNA-binding protein Luc7-like 1 isoform X3 yields the protein MQKGTVCGDETRQMVKFSDDRVCKSHLLNCCPHDILSGTRMDLGECTKIHDLALRADYEIASKDRDMFFELDAVDHLESFIADCDRRTELAKKRLAETQEEISAEVAAKAEKVHELNEEIGKLLAKAEQLGAEGNVDEAQKVLQEVEKVRTKKKDAEEEYRNSMPASSFQQQKLRVCEVCSAYLGLHDNDRRLADHFGGKLHLGFIQIREKLDQLKKTVVEKQETRNQERLKRREEREKEEKMKKTTTRSRSREPKRSRSRDRKKKRSRSTSREKRRSRSRSRERRRRHRSRSTSRSRGHRHSHEQSSRHKSSRDRERSSRERSRERVKREGEKRDGEKRDGEKREGVKREGENGRSDSRRGEDRDTGDL from the exons ATGCAGAAGGGTACAGTATGTG GCGATGAGACGCGGCAGATGGTCAAGTTCAGCGACGACCGAGTCTGCAAAAGTCATCTTCTGAACTGCTGTCCACATGACATCCTGTCTGGAACT CGTATGGACCTGGGAGAGTGCACGAAGATCCATGACCTGGCACTTCGGGCAGATTATGAAATTGCTTCCAAGGATAGAGATATGTTCTTTGAGCTTGAC GCGGTGGATCACCTGGAGTCGTTCATTGCCGACTGTGACCGGAGGACAGAACTAGCCAAGAAGCGCCTGGCTGAGACCCAAGAGGAGATCAGTGCTGAGGTGGCAGCAAAG GCAGAGAAGGTCCATGAGCTGAATGAGGAAATAGGGAAGCTCCTGGCCAAGGCCGAGCAGCTCGGAGCCGAGGGGAACGTGGACGAGGCTCAGAAAGTCCTGCAGGAAGTGGAGAAGGTCCGAACTAAGAAGAAGGAtgcagag GAAGAGTACAGAAACTCCATGCCAGCCTCCAGCTTCCAGCAGCAGAAGCTCCGGGTGTGCGAAGTGTGCTCCGCTTACTTGGGTCTCCATGACAACGATCGTCGTTTGGCCGACCATTTTGGTGGGAAGCTTCATCTGGGCTTCATCCAGATCAGAGAGAAACTGGACCAACTAAAG AAAACCGTGGTCGAGAAGCAGGAGACAAGGAACCAGGAGCGCCTGAAGagacgagaagagagagagaaagaggagaagatgaagaagacgaC GACCAGATCACGCAGCAGAGAGCCGAAAAG ATCCCGTTCTCGTGACCGCAAAAAGAAGCGCTCACGCTCCACGTCACGAGAGAAGCGGCGCTCACGCTCCCGCtccagagagaggaggaggcggcACCGCagccgctccacctcccgcagcCGAGGACACCGCCACAGCCACGAGCAGAGCTCCAGACACAA GTCGTCCCGGGACCGAGagcgctcctccagagagcggTCACGGGAGAGGGTGAAGAGGGAGGGGGAGAAGAGGGATGGAGAGAAGAGGGATGGAGAGAAGAGGGAGGGGGTGAAGAGGGAGGGGGAGAACGGGCGGTCGGACTCCCGCCGGGGGGAGGACCGGGACACGGGGGACCTCTGA
- the fam234a gene encoding protein FAM234A, translated as METTGSATEGDPLQGGAETGPAPSAAEVKKKSYKEVIGLTKLTHWRTGFFFFSLFLCLTIVFAFSFILPCPVRPQYLVTWNRTFTEAETYDFLAIEYASKDKVMDVLFVLKDTEPIPNNTCANAGLPSPCVFVMAVDGTDGETLWGCPLAPEFHWAQCGLDDETGRTWDCLLSHSDQLTAVDKFTGEVRWQQPQPPGLRITVPVLSVPDLDGDKVSDVALVASDDTQTQLVFFSGKTGEQVGSSVVLDSTKTANHLLHRTAAGSDYVLLQKDTGLYGLALWRIAAKAKAGMEQGLKKDKDWEKTANAMSGLVPMFESDSLRQVLRTGETGDPPNLLLVTGNEVALVDGKHPKTLWRFNTSAVLGEPSFGHFNKDEVLDVVVEDDIGNYTKRVMILDGKSGGVLWEVDLLASPNSPRPSAIHTSNSFSIFVFWGMMRSEANSSEPLESDRRSYLLHPLYSNVLLQSTSFLEHIITFKTTLLEGGRHAAYILLTAPEESEGTVVLSKRKLKHDVPDSKVLRIATGGSSESNKDIKEAFNRLRFSDW; from the exons ATGGAGACGACAGGCAGTGCCACTGAAGGCGACCCTCTGCAGGGCGGAGCAGAGACAGGACCAGcaccatcagcagcagaggtgaAGAAGAAGAGTTATAAGGAAGTCATCGGGCTGACCAAACTCACCCATTGGAGAACcggattcttcttcttctccttgtTCCTCTGCCTCACCATAGTGTTCGCCTTCTCCTTCATCCTCCCTTGTCCAGTCAGACCACAGTACCTCGTTACTTGGAACAGGACCTTCACTGAAGCAG AAACATATGACTTCTTAGCCATAGAATATGCAAGCAAAGACAAGGTGATGGATGTCTTGTTTGTCCTAAAAGACACAGAACCCATTCCGAACAACACGTGTGCTAATGCAG GTCTGCCCTCTCCATGTGTGTTTGTGATGGCAGTGGACGGGACGGATGGAGAGACACTGTGGGGCTGTCCGCTGGCTCCAGAGTTTCACTGGGCCCAGTGCGGTCTGGACGATGAAACCGGCAGAACCTGGGACTGTCTGCTGTCCCACTCCGACCAACTCACAGCTGTTGACAAATTCACTG gggagGTCAGGTGGCAGCAGCCTCAGCCTCCTGGTCTGCGCATCACCGTGCCCGTTCTGAGCGTCCCGGATTTGGACGGGGACAAGGTCAGCGATGTGGCTCTGGTAGCATCTGACGACACTCAG ACTCAGCTGGTGTTCTTCTCAGGGAAGACGGGAGAACAGGTTGGTTCCTCTGTGGTTCTTGACTCCACAAAGACAGCCAATCATCTGCTCCACCGCACGGCAGCAGGGTCTGACTATGTACTACTGCAAAAAG ACACTGGCTTGTATGGCCTGGCCCTGTGGAGGATTGCAGCTAAAGCTAAAGCCGGGATGGAGCAGGGCCTCAAGAAGGACAAAGACTGGGAGAAGACTGCCAACGCAATGTCTGGCCTCGTGCCCATGTTTGA ATCTGATTCACTGCGACAGGTGCTGAGAACGGGAGAGACAGGAGACCCACCCAACCTGCTGCTGGTGACTGGGAACGAGGTGGCTCTGGTGGACGGAAAACATCCAAAGACACTGTGGAGATTCAACACCAGCGCAGTCCTCGG AGAGCCCTCCTTCGGCCACTTTAACAAAGACGAGGTCCTGGATGTTGTGGTCGAGGACGACATTGGAAACTACACAAAGAGG GTGATGATTCTGGATGGGAAGTCGGGCGGTGTGCTGTGGGAGGTCGACCTGCTAGCCAGTCCCAACTCACCGAGGCCCAGCGCTATACACACATCCAACTCCTTCTCCATCTTTGTGTTTTGGGGCATGATGCGCTCGGAGGCCAACTCATCT GAACCGTTAGAAAGTGACCGACGATCTTACTTGCTCCACCCGCTCTACTCCAATGTCCTCCTGCAGTCCACCAGCTTCCTGGAGCACATCATAACGTTTAAAA CCACTCTGTTGGAGGGTGGACGCCACGCCGCCTACATCCTGCTGACGGCCCCCGAGGAGTCCGAAGGCACCGTGGTCCTCAGCAAGCGGAAGCTGAAACACGACGTCCCCGACAGCAAAGTCCTCCGCATCGCCACCGGAGGAAGCTCCGAGAGCAACAAGGACATCAAAGAGGCCTTCAATCGTCTCCGCTTCAGCGATTGGTGA